Proteins co-encoded in one Ictalurus punctatus breed USDA103 chromosome 18, Coco_2.0, whole genome shotgun sequence genomic window:
- the shroom1 gene encoding protein Shroom3 has protein sequence MDSYNMHFEKMSNFDLHPISRHSPSKSTSSIDQYTHHHGKGDSAYSSFSGGSSAPDYPSPFLADDLHPHNLHYTDLKYVKAVYGPSILDSDSKSMNHLYGSTEAVVHQHHQSHNGCSHVKDPSVPSTHLPPPLPLPLPPPVLTDTFITTRNLESSVLSQSPEVLPSGVSPFRHQTSHSEFLGSKHNLVYDLWVPQSYERKQDLVEKTSESKSEAVFNRSPLPTGQAELLQQNMEKLSGIRHNRSHSACGVTVSEQQQPIKSWEMPQNTISGSIQHKGQFYFITGVYKSCESSVPPPQCPIDSINAHAQAEIQRSHNTVENMFKNVPPRKQSSAEILFEDNKLPPPNGDEEPSSSHHFSKSQSVADLEVMNMDVGRHHTNNHPIFYCGPEDSFSTSSQHKPATPVVSEMNHNVHLKQDEPVKKLTRQHLADMPTEKINKDTTPLLYHLTGASRASVMKNVKNEKNSSLGSDWGKAHPEAGRVSVSSSGQSLHSEESKESKPKDFYSLYNTMDDSFKKYYKEKLKDAQTKVLRATSFRRKDLGLSWQKVIEHCCDKKLSVIPSGPPTQENSSPAHVPTFQNTDSLNNPSHEIKKETVKQQNVAQPQVPRVGCRKRLTLGQKKLSNSEPEKLHRLGDGPTHVTCRSLGSESEGLLSEEHLVQHGLVAVRRRMFEVRGRAMSACSFSKSSLKHLQQKALVAYMERKTGSKVAEQQQPAPQVPTAGRHSDWGPRPYSGPKEKPLRPLSASRIHDLSSIRFAQFTSAQHGSHSRQSSWRERASPPSEKSASLEDLLEERQQHRSYRSSSISSPRSFHQNQKHFDSSTHDKDLSRAEIKVEGERTVCKEYAALVPDQQRVRVFAPRGKSMEELGMIGVTRPKVLSKSSDQLNQVQGTHVLSDREKRDSIKQHDAPRVGSENNVQIGADHRVFKEPGSSEHTSTVGNPWLRTSPVSGKESRVTATPSPSRGPSEKNLIISKTKAVPQEPFLMKGEMSHGDVSDVHSVHEVSLGFGVTTNPSLWPLSPGTDDGKTHEGTTSQYTLTHHPQHHPQNAQPALYGNTESVSGCERLAAVPAPAPDGAQERKTKVGRKCPVDQPQWETLVQEVVSADHSLAQVLYPVANRKTAVMLMEQMLSEDHLLMEDHYKKKQEQKATIPEQISYRPSAADDDGDDDGDDEQSVNGSVPLTVRHHALYSTGANVTEKKRQLMAHIEEQLKSLEGLRSSLQGEEKEIGVLGNSLEVLVRECCLPAELERYTQFIEDLERVISLLLCLSARLARVQNALSTVDENMDSEEKESLVSRHDLLCKQRDDAKDLKDNLDRRERMVSTFLAKKLTEDQLQEYRRFVQNKASLLIRQKDLDEKQRLGEEQLEALLNSIPP, from the exons ATGGATTCCTACAATATGCACTTTGAGAAGATGAGCAACTTTGACCTGCACCCTATTAGTCGACATTCTCCATCCAAGTCCACTAGTAGTATAGATCAGTACACGCACCATCACGGCAAAGGAGATTCTGCTTATAGCTCTTTCTCTGGAGGCTCCTCTGCCCCTGATTACCCTTCACCCTTCCTAGCAGATGATTTACACCCACATAACCTGCACTACACTGATCTGAAGTATGTGAAGGCCGTGTATGGTCCCAGCATCCTCGACTCCGATTCGAAAAGCATGAATCATCTGTATGGTTCCACGGAGGCCGTTGTGCACCAACATCATCAGAGCCATAATGGATGTTCTCATGTCAAAGATCCTTCAGTGCCGTCCACCCATTTACCACCtccacttccacttccacttccacCGCCTGTCCTTACAGACACTTTCATCACAACTAGGAATCTTGAAAGCTCAGTGTTGAGCCAGAGTCCTGAGGTTCTGCCTTCTGGCGTTTCACCCTTTAGGCACCAGACATCTCATTCTGAATTCTTGGGTTCCAAGCATAACCTCGTTTATGATCTCTGGGTTCCTCAGAGTTATGAGAGAAAGCAAGACCTTGTGGAAAAGACCTCAGAGTCGAAGTCAGAAGCCGTCTTTAATCGATCGCCACTACCGACAGGGCAGGCAGAACTTTTACAACAGAACATGGAGAAGCTCTCAGGAATTCGACACAACAGGTCACATTCAGCGTGCGGGGTTACGGTCTCTGAGCAACAACAGCCAATCAAGTCCTGGGAGATGCCACAAAACACAATCAGTGGAAGTATTCAGCACAAAGGACAGTTCTATTTCATCACTGGTGTGTACAAATCGTGTGAGTCCAGTGTTCCACCACCACAATGTCCGATAGACAGCATCAACGCTCACGCACAAGCTGAAATACAGAGATCGCATAATACCGTGGAgaacatgtttaaaaatgttcccCCGAGGAAGCAGAGCAGCGCTGAAATCTTATTTGAAGACAACAAATTACCCCCACCAAATGGAGATGAGGAACCTTCAAGTAGCCATCATTTCTCAAAGTCTCAAAGTGTTGCTGATTTGGAAGTCATGAATATGGACGTAGGCAGACATCACACCAACAATCACCCAATCTTCTACTGTGGCCCAGAGGATAGCTTCTCAACATCATCTCAGCATAAACCTGCGACTCCTGTCGTTAGTGAAATGAACCacaatgttcatttaaaacaagaTGAACCTGTGAAAAAACTGACGAGACAACACTTAGCTGATATGCCCACAGAGAAGATCAACAAAGACACGACTCCGCTTCTGTACCACCTCACTGGAGCCAGCAGAGCGTCTGTCATGAAGAACgtaaaaaatgagaaaaactcTAGTTTGGGATCGGACTGGGGTAAAGCTCATCCAGAAGCAGGACGAGTATCTGTTTCTTCTAGTGGTCAGTCATTGCACAGTGAAGAGTCTAAAGAGTCGAAGCCGAAGGACTTTTATTCTCTATACAATACCATGGACGATTCcttcaaaaaatattataaagaaaAGCTTAAGGATGCACAAACCAAGGTTTTGAGAGCGACTTCATTCAGAAGAAAAGATCTCGGACTCTCTTGGCAAAAGGTCATTGAGCACTGCTGTGATAAAAAGCTCTCCGTCATTCCTTCTGGGCCGCCAACGCAAGAAAACTCCAGTCCAGCTCATGTGCCCACATTTCAGAACACAGATAGTTTGAATAACCCCAGCCACGAGATTAAGAAAGAGACGGTGAAGCAGCAAAATGTCGCCCAGCCGCAGGTGCCTCGAGTGGGCTGTAGGAAACGTCTGACCCTGGGACAGAAGAAGCTGTCCAACTCCGAGCCGGAAAAGCTGCACCGTCTGGGAGACGGCCCGACACACGTGACCTGCCGTTCCCTCGGCAGTGAGAGTGAAGGACTGCTCTCAGAAGAACATCTCGTCCAGCACGGTCTAGTCGCGGTCAGACGCAGGATGTTTGAGGTGAGAGGACGTGCGATGTCGGCTTGCAGCTTCTCCAAAAGCTCTCTTAAGCACCTTCAGCAGAAGGCCTTGGTAGCATATATGGAACGAAAGACTGGCTCCAAGGTAGCAGAGCAGCAGCAGCCAGCTCCACAGGTTCCCACAGCAGGGAGGCATTCTGACTGGGGTCCTAGACCTTATTCTGGACCCAAGGAGAAGCCACTTAGGCCGCTCTCTGCTAGTCGTATTCATGACTTGAGTTCCATCAGATTCGCCCAGTTCACCTCCGCGCAACACGGCAGCCACTCGCGGCAGTCCAGCTGGAGAGAACGAGCATCACCTCCATCAGAGAAGTCTGCCTCTCTGGAGGATCTCCTGGAGGAACGACAGCAACATCGCTCGTACAGAAGCAGCAGCATTTCATCCCCTCGTTCCTTTCACCAG AACCAGAAACACTTCGACTCCTCTACACATGATAAAGATCTCTCAAG AGCTGAGATTAAAGTGGAAGGAGAAAGAACAGTCTGTAAGGAGTATGCAGCGTTGGTTCCGGATCAGCAGAGGGTCCGAGTGTTTGCACCCAGAGGGAAATCGATGGAGGAGCTTGGAATGATCGGGGTTACCAGACCTAAAGTTCTCAGCAAAAGCTCGGATCAGCTGAATCAGGTCCAGGGAACACACGTCCTGTCTGACAGGGAGAAGAGAGACAGCATTAAGCAACATGATGCACCTCGGGTTGGTTCTGAGAATAATGTTCAGATCGGTGCTGATCACAGGGTCTTTAAGGAGCCTGGTTCATCAGAACACACATCTACAGTGGGCAACCCCTGGCTGAGAACATCTCCTGTATCGGGTAAAGAAAGCAGAGTCACAGCTACACCCAGTCCTTCCAGAGGACCCAGTGAGAAGAATCTGATTATCAG caAAACTAAGGCCGTTCCTCAAGAACCGTTCTTAATGAAGGGTGAAATGTCACATGGAGACGTGAGCGATGTCCACTCCGTCCATGAAGTCTCCCTCGGCTTTGGGGTCACAACCAACCCCAGTCTGTGGCCTTTATCACCGGGGACTGATGACGGGAAAACACACGAGGGCACAACTTCCCAATATACGCTTACCCATCATCCTCAGCATCATCCTCAGAACGCACAGCCTGCTTTATATGGCAACACGGAGTCGGTGTCTGGGTGTGAACGGTTAGCAGCTGTTCCCGCCCCTGCACCTGATGGAGCTCAGGAAAGGAAGACGAAAGTAGGAAGGAAGTGTCCTGTAGACCAGCCTCAGTGGGAGACACTGGTTCAGGAAGTGGTCTCAGCAGACCACTCATTAGCTCAGGTTCTGTATCCTGTTGCTAATCGGAAGACAGCCGTCATGCTGATGGAGCAGATGTTATCTGAAGACCATCTTTTGATGGAAGATCACTATAAGAAAAAGCAGGAGCAGAAAGCTACCATACCTGAGCAGATTTCATACAG GCCgtctgctgctgatgatgatggagatgatgatggagatgatgagcAGAGTGTAAACGGCTCGGTTCCTCTGACTGTACGACATCATGCTCTGTACAGTACAGGAGCGAATGTCACTGAGAAGAAG AGGCAGCTGATGGCTCATATCGAAGAGCAGCTGAAATCTCTGGAGGGATTGCGCTCGTCCCTGCAAGGCGAGGAGAAGGAAATCGGAGTTCTGGGGAATTCTCTGGAGGTTCTGGTGCGCGAGTGCTGTTTACCTGCTGAGCTGGAGCGCTACACGCAGTTCATCGAAGACCTTGAGCGCGTCATCAGCCTGCTGTTGTGTCTCTCAGCACGTCTGGCCCGCGTTCAGAACGCCCTGAGCACTGTAGACGAGAACATGGACTCTGAGGAGAAG GAATCTCTGGTCAGTAGACATGACCTCCTGTGCAAACAGAGGGACGATGCCAAGGACCTGAAGGACAACCTGGACCGGCGTGAGCGCATGGTCTCCACGTTCCTGGCCAAAAAGCTGACGGAGGACCAGCTGCAGGAGTACCGGCGCTTCGTCCAGAACAAAGCCTCGCTCCTCATCCGCCAGAAAGACCTGGACGAAAAGCAGCGGCTCGGGGAGGAGCAACTCGAGGCTCTTCTCAACAGCATTCCTCCGTGA
- the LOC108278667 gene encoding ankyrin repeat domain-containing protein SOWAHA, whose protein sequence is MEITQESILSVLVEEGGKIQNSELVSKFKAPLNCSDPTEKKQNRDLFKMIINNVAVVKVTEEVKYVVLRKKYQHLLKNRSDDGTEEKEEGEGGEPEKVELNPAAELREVCENEAAPEENESEQKPPSDSGADPSHSSPAPSFIELALQRQKSTDFKVKKSLHFVTPLKSGTHDSQKHGPARSTNSETSEHKRFALPLRTPPVAVAPVAREDLSTMKIPSNDTNPVQVHLAPVSSTPGPPCSPRYKRRSSVDSVGISSSPQTRRHCKSAKPADEPKYSDTALLEISEHEWMVKSASGQWGYLYGLLLKDAQLAEKKDFISGFTALHWAAKCGNGDMLCKIIDLSRKNGNGVDINTKSYAGYTPLHVAAIHGQEYVIGILVNEYAANCNVRDNSGKKAHHYLDTGASRSIRELLGGLKVVRAEPQKNTEDTDTHKHAHTISRLFQPQTIGYKKKPKSRSSVLSTPEDVKDEKGEHSNPMHRVLSDVFS, encoded by the coding sequence ATGGAGATCACACAGGAGTCGATACTGTCGGTGTTGGTCGAGGAAGGTGGGAAGATTCAAAACTCGGAGTTAGTGAGTAAATTTAAAGCGCCATTAAACTGCAGCGATCCGACCGAGAAGAAGCAGAACAGAGATCTGTTCAAGATGATCATCAACAACGTCGCGGTGGTTAAAGTGACAGAGGAGGTGAAATACGTCGTGCTGAGGAAAAAGTACCAGCATTTACTGAAGAACAGGTCAGATGATGGGACTGAAGAAAAGGAGGAGGGAGAAGGCGGTGAGCCGGAGAAGGTGGAACTAAACCCGGCAGCAGAACTCAGAGAAGTGTGTGAGAATGAAGCAGCTCCTGAGGAGAACGAATCAGAGCAGAAACCTCCCTCAGACAGTGGAGCTGACCCCTCACACAGCTCTCCAGCTCCGTCCTTCATCGAGCTGGCTTTACAAAGACAGAAATCTACAGACTTCAAGGTAAAGAAGTCATTACACTTCGTGACACCTCTCAAATCAGGTACACATGACTCACAGAAGCACGGACCTGCCCGCTCCACCAACAGCGAGACGAGCGAACACAAACGCTTCGCCCTGCCGTTACGCACGCCTCCCGTGGCTGTCGCTCCTGTGGCACGGGAAGACTTGAGTACAATGAAAATTCCATCAAACGACACCAATCCGGTCCAAGTCCACTTGGCTCCAGTGAGCTCCACACCAGGGCCTCCCTGTTCACCTCGATATAAGAGACGCTCGTCTGTGGACAGCGTGGGGATCAGCAGCTCTCCACAAACACGCAGACACTGCAAAAGTGCTAAACCTGCAGACGAGCCCAAGTACAGTGACACCGCCCTGCTAGAAATCTCCGAACACGAGTGGATGGTGAAGTCTGCGTCAGGACAGTGGGGTTATCTGTACGGCCTGCTGCTAAAGGACGCCCAGCTGGCGGAGAAAAAGGATTTCATTTCAGGCTTCACGGCCTTACACTGGGCAGCAAAGTGTGGAAACGGCGACATGCTGTGCAAGATCATCGACCTGTCCAGGAAGAACGGAAATGGCGTGGACATCAACACCAAGTCCTACGCCGGCTACACCCCGCTACACGTCGCCGCCATCCATGGTCAGGAGTACGTCATAGGCATCTTGGTGAATGAATACGCTGCCAACTGTAATGTTCGGGATAACTCTGGGAAAAAGGCGCACCACTACCTGGATACAGGTGCCTCGCGCTCGATCCGGGAGCTGCTGGGGGGGTTGAAGGTGGTGCGTGCTGAGCCGCAGAAGAACACCGAGGACACTGACACTCACAAACATGCTCACACCATCAGCCGACTCTTCCAGCCACAAACGATAGGCTACAAGAAGAAGCCCAAATCCAGAAGCTCCGTCTTGTCCACACCTGAGGACGTGAAGGATGAAAAGGGCGAGCACTCGAACCCCATGCACAGGGTTCTTTCTGATGTATTTTCCTAA